A stretch of DNA from Punica granatum isolate Tunisia-2019 unplaced genomic scaffold, ASM765513v2 Contig00460, whole genome shotgun sequence:
TAGCAACAAATTATCAGCAGCAAATTCTCCAACAGCATAAGCTCCAGCAAATTCAACAGCAAAGCAACAACAAACAACATATTTTTAGCTGCGATCCAATGGCTACTAAGCAAATTCAACAGCAAACACAGAACTAACCTAAAGCAACAACACCACATTCAGGCAAATCAAGCACACAGCAACAAATGTCGCCTCTGGCCTCCCCACCCAGATGCGATAAACCCAAAAACAAACCTAAATTGTAGAAACCAATAGCATTCGGGCAACGTTAACTAACTTGGTCCTCATTCGAGCGACAGATCGAACAACTTCGTCTCCCCCTACAGCGGTTCGTCCCAACTAATTCTCGCCGGAAAACGATCGACAATAACGATTGCGAATTCAGAAGATCAAAGTCGACACTCTTAATTGCAGAAATCTTGAGGCATTTCGTTCAATTGGAAGATTGGAGCAGAAGCGGGTTGTTCAACGACGGCCGTTAACGTTGGGAGGTTATCCGTCAGGGACTAGCATTTATTTGGACGGAAGGACCAATTAGTCCAAATGTTTGAAACGTTCGGACCAAATGGTACAGAGAATATCTTTTCGGGATGAGTTTGACTTGAGATGCATATTTCCGGAACGAAATAGtcaattttgtctttttttttaagagaaaatcctctattacaatatttattattaaggGAAAGTGGAGCAGCTCGGTTTCACACCGCGTCTCCCAGAAAATCAATAAGAGGAAAATCTCTTTGTAGTCTGATGTGGATCTCTCTCTTGGGTTGTTTCTCTCTCCGATTCAAACTTCACTGGGCAATGGTTGATCGTTTCTGGCCACCTAAACCGTGGGTGAGGTTGTGCCCGTGGCATTTGACGGCTCTAGGTGGATCTCTCCCTTGGCCTGTTTCTCTCTCCGATTCAAACTTCACTGAGCAAATGATGGTTTGATTCTTGCTACCAAAGCCTGGGTGAGGTTGTGCTACTGGTATTTGACGTCTCTGGTGGCCCAAAGACGACGAAGTGGCAAGCCAGAGGCCTGGGGTGATGGTTTGGGCGCAAAATAGTTGTGTGTGTGTTCccatcaattaattaattgaagaaACGATGGAAACGGTGCTTCAAATAATTGGCAGTATTCGAAGTACGGAAGTTTACTGACTATTGGCAACATTTAACAAAGATTTGCAAAAGGGGCCGCTATTATATTTGTTTGGAAAGTGGAAGGGTACGATGGCAgtattaatttgaattttatgtGGAAGTTTATTTCGCCCAAGAGGTTTATGGAAAGTGGAAAGGTACGATGGCAAAATCGAAGTTAATACGCAAGTTTATTTTGTCCAAGAGGTACTATTAATTTTCACGAAAAGGCAAGTACGTATTTGATATAGGGGTATAATAGGAACTATGAAAGTTAATAAAGGCAAATAGAAGGGTAGAATGGGAAATAGCAAATGTGGAGAAACAAAAAATAAGCTCCACTCTTCCATATTTAGTATAGACAATAGATAGatataacaataaaattaaaaactaatTACTGGATAGTTAATTATCAATTCTCCCTTACTAtatgttttattatataaattatcgaGAATttaatgttgcgtttggtttgtaagtaacattttaaaatcaaattttgattttgaaaaagagttgtataaatgattatgtatgtgGCCCACCATTTAACTTTacatgagttattttgttttgttgtgaaaaaaaagtagtataaatgggactcaccatttgactttgtatgaattattttttttattgtgagtagaattaagttaaagtatgattttaaaatcatactaaCAAACCAAGCAAAGGAAGATTGTAAGGAAAATTGTAACTACAAAATCATTTTTCtggaaatataagaaaaaatgtgaGATTGTTATATGTGGTAATATTGTGAATTACTGAAAAAGTAAGTAATGAtatcatatttaatttatttatgtgaGTTAACATGTGGGATCCAAAATGACGTTTTGAAAATATCATGTGTCACGGAGGGAAAGATTTTAGCACCCAAGGCTAAAAAGTTTTCACCATCATGCATTTTCTATAGGTCAAACTTTTCATCCGAACACTTTATAAGGGGTGGAAAAGTGAGATTTTCCTGGGAGAACTTTTCAGGCTACCTATGAGTAATTTACTTGGCTTAAAAGTAAGAGTGTTACATTGCATTTgacaataaaattaagttaggtttaatttaatcaagtttgattttaaaaaatgaacaaaaaagTAGTTGAAAAAAgtatttgagagaatttaaagaaaaaataaaaagtaatgattgtgttgttgaattaaggaaaaaatattaaaattaagaaaaaaaatattaaataattaagagaatttattattaaaaaattaatcgtaataatagataagaaaaaaatatgagagagaatttaaaaaaataataaaaataataataattgtgttgtttaATTGAACAAAAagtaaagtaaaattaaattaaattaaatttgattttgaaaataaacatAGATTTCGATCGTATGTTGCCACCCTTTTAAAGCAAGTGCACAGTAACCTTCCTCgcccattctctctctcttgagcTACTTTTCCTGCCTCtagtattatatttttttctttatttttttaaattattcccatattttcttttattttatattttttacgTCGTGCAATTTCTATTTAGAGGTCCTATTTAATACCAATTGAAATTGAATATTCGAAAGCATATAGTCCGAATGCAGGCTGCTCATGTTATGAAGTACGAAAtaaaattctataaaattCAACACGCGGTTCGCATAGGTAAAGCTCTAGTATATATAATGACCCTGTATAGTTATATGCAGAACAAGAGTAAGTAGGCAATTATTACCgaaaaaagagtaaataggTAACTTGGTCTCTAACCTTTTACGTTTTCAATCCGGTCCCGGACATATTTatttacatcaatttattCAATTAGTTTTAAAATATGCATCATTAACATCCTCATTACATCTTTTAAGTCGCTTATGACATCAATTAGATCCaacattttttcaaattacaaCCTCGAGTTTTAGCGACACATCAGATAGATCCATAATCACATATGTTAGGTCCTTAGTCACATTAGATGAGTCCCCCACCTTTGGAGTCATATCCTTGAGAAGATGGTGTGTAACTTCTATTAAGTTGGCGAGGGATCAAAGTGATGTAAATTAACAATTGATGGCTAGGGTTATATCATTTAAGTCCTTTACATGCGATTCTGGAAAAATCAAGAATAATTATCAATGCTATTACCCTGCTCGCCACCACTCTACGCCGCAGTGGAACTACCACCTCCAACGTGATCGAGATGTGTTCTTGGCTATACTCGCCGAAAAAACCAAATTGAGCCTCACAAGGGCCGAATATGGCCTGTTCGGGCCCGATATGGCTTGAGGGCTAGAGGAGCAGCTTGAGCCCTTTCGAGCAGCTCACAAAGCTCAAGAGCTAGGAAAGATTTGGCTTGAAGGCTAGAGGAGCAGCTTGAACCCTTCGAGCAGCTCGCAAAGCTCGAGAGCCAGGATTTGGGCTCGCGCTGGGGTGGTGAACCTAGGCAGGAGGCTCATCAAACCCGAGGTTGAGAGTCCATGGTTCACACAGAGAGAAAGCTCCCAACCTGagctctctcttctctctctaagAGTTAGGGGCTATAGACCCCTAGTTTGATAAGCCAAGGGCTCGCGAGCCCCCTTCCTGGGTTTGCCACCCCAACGCGAACCCAAATCCAAGCTCTCGAGCCCTGGGCGTGGCAGGAGCCTCTAGTTCGATGAAAAAAAACTcgtcttattttctttttatagatTTAGtttataaatttctttaaaatattactgtaatatattttatcgAATAAACAAGAATTCTatcaaacaaaataaaatgttaaGAAAGCCCCCATCTTAATCCTCTTAGCGAACATATATAACAAAGAAAGATAGCGGTGATGATGAATTTTCGTTTATCCAACGGTTATAATTGAGTCTTTTCTAATACGGTtgaatacaatcattatatgTTTTCATCCTCTCTTTCCAAGCACGTACTTcctgaaaattaatttctaaaaagAGCATTACAATTGACGTTGAAGGAAAACTGCCAAAAACCAATGAATAACCTATGTTATGTAGCTTATGACCACAATGATGAACattgttgaatttttttccaaaaaccAATGAATAACCTATATTATGTAGCTTATGACCACAATGATGTAACATTGTTGCATTATTTAGCATCGTCAGCACTAGAGTTAACAGAAGGACTTGGAGAGTCAAACTGAAGTGACAAAGGATGTAACTTATGTTGAAAAAGACTAAAGAAAACactatcaatttagtccctgaaaGATTTCGTACCACCGCTTTAGTCCTGAAAGAATTTTGCCACATATTTAGTTCCTGAAATATCATTATGTCTATTGATTTGATCCACATGTTAAATGAGGCATGAAAAACTGACATGGACACGCACACGTATACAAAACGTCGTcagaaataatataaaataattaaatgatatagcttttattgttttcattttttaaaaatataaaaaagagagtaGGTTCAGGGGGGGCTTGTTTAAGGGCTTCCTCACCAGCGACTTCCTCTACCTAGGAGGTCGCTTGAGGCTTCAGCGACCTTCGACAACCTCTCAAGTGGGGGAGGTAGCCGGGGTCGAGCCCCAAGGTGAGCTCGCCCCACCCTCTCGTCTTCTCCTTTTCAAAGGAGAAGAACAGAAGGTGAAGGGAGCTCGCATGGGGACTCCTTGCAACCTCTTAGGTGGGGGAGGTCGTCTGGACTCCCAGGCCGGATCACCCcctttgcttttcttcttCGAAGGGAGAAGAATAGAGAGAGGGGGTATCTTGTCTGAGGGCTCTCCTCTCGGCGACCTCCTCCATTGACGAGGTCACCGAAGGCTTCGGGGGCCTCCGCCGACCTTACTAGTGGGGGAGGTCGCCATCGGGGAGCCTCCATGCGAGCTCCCTGTTGAAGAATtgttttgtatatatatatatgtatgtatgtatgtatttttatGTTTGGAAAACGAAAATGATCAAAACGACATTGTTTTGATTAttacatattattttatacGGAGTTAAGTTCACGCGTGCGCTCTTGTCAATTTTTCGTTACCTCATTTAACGTGTGGATCAAACAGTAGACGAAATGATCTTTCAGGGACTAAATAGGTAACAAAATTCTTTCAGGGACTAAAGCGGTGGCTACGGAATCTTTCATGAACCAAATTGAAAGTGTTCTCAAGACTAAACCACTGTACACCTTGGAGCTACATAATGCATCATTGCAACTAAGGGACCCAACTGATCTGCTATGGACCAAATCAATGCAATTATGGCAAATGAATGGCCTAATTGATGTAACTAGGACCtttttattgtaaaataaaaaatacctaggaccaaattgatgttaaaaaaaaagagtcaaaGATCCAATTTATGCAACTTCAAAAGTCAGGAACCAAATTTTCTATGTACTCGCAAAACAAAGAAACCTCGCATCCTCAAAATTCACTGTAGAAGTTGAAATTAGCCACTGCCATCGGAATCTTTCCCGATCATGCACGACTATGATAACCGATTTGACAAGCCAACAACTACGGTCATGGAAGGACGTTGATTTCTTGTTAGGGACCTCTAAAATATATAGGAACTATCTGACATAGTAAGGAGTTCAATTGATATAATACTAAAATTGGTGAAAATATTGTCTATCAGATGACCAAATgacgagaaaagaaaaaagaacaaaaggaaaagCCTATTTGCATTacttttgtttattatttctaTCACGAAATGGATATTGTAATATTTACTGGAATcagaaacaattaattaatatttaataattattcgTATTCTTTCAGGAAAACAACTAATAAGTGCCCATGCAGCTACATAATTATTcgaataacatatataaagaattcaaaaaaatcctttctttttaattcattACATGGTATcgagaaataaaaagagaacAAAAATGTGACCCAACTTCCTGAAAAGCATTAAAATATCGTTCTGAAACATTAAGGagatttcctttttattatttaaatgaaTGCTCGACCCAAAaccatatgaaaaaaaaattaattctgaTTTTGACTTACTGGTTTCCTGAAGGGACTCATTAGGGGACGCAAGGAATGAATGATTCCGTATTGCAGGGGAACTGATTCTCCCGTACGAGGAAATCGATTTGATACAGATTCCGGTAAACCTAGTATCCGAAACCGGAATGCTTCATTTCCATTCCGATTCAAATGCCCTTATTTTTCATGAATTAGGGGGGCTCTAACTTCTGCATAATGCTCAGTACGACAGAGAGTAGAATGACCATGGCTATTCCATTTTGCCCCATTCCTTTCCCAGAATGCTCCGTCGACCGAACTAAAATCCGATGAATATGACCTgtctaatattatataataatgacTCTGTACAGTTAATATGCAGAACAAAGAGACCTTGCAATTGCATTTGCAACATTCGCTCTAGAAGTTGGAATTAGCCACTGCCATCGGAATCTTGCCTGATCGTTGACGATGACGAAACCCGAATTAACAAGTCGACAACTTCGGTCATGGAAGGACGTTTCTTGTTACACTCATTGGTGCAGAGAGTAGCAACCCTGAAGTACTCCTTCACCTGAGCCTCATACAACCCTTCCCGGGGTATAGctgcatcaatcatctccatctccttctCTTTCGACAACATGCTCCTGGCCCATTCAATAAGGAGCACCTCCTTCGAGTCCTTGTCGTCGTGCATCCTGATCGGCAAATTGGGCTGCTGGCCCGTGGCGACCTCGAACATCAAGATCCCAAAGCTGTAGACGTCGGCCATGACCGTGGCCAAGGTGAGTCCCGCCTTGTACTCCGGGGGCATGTACCCCATCGTGCCGGCCACCTGGGTCGACACATGGGTGTGCGAGGGATCGATCCTGCGGGCCAGCCCGAAATCGGCGATGTGGGCCTCGAAGTTCCGGTCCAACAAGACATTGCTGGCCTTGATGTCTCGGTGGATGATGGGCTTAGGGAGGCCGTGTAGGTAGGCCAACCCACTGGCCACGCCTTGAATTATCTTGACCCTGGTGGCCCACGACAGCGGCACGAACTTCTCGAAGGCCTGGCTCGTCCACGTCGTGGCGCCGTCGCTCTCCATCGACGTGTCATGGAGCCACAGATCGAGGCTGCCCTTCTCGATGAACTCGTAGACGAGGACCCGGTCGGTGTTCGACACGCAGTAGCCGAGCAGCTTTACGATGTTCGGGTGCTGGAGCTTGCGGAGAGTCTCCATCTCGGCGCGGAACTCCCGGAAGCCTTGGAAGGCGTCGGGGGAGAGCTTCTTGACCGCGACGGTGACTCCGGAGGAGAGATGGGCCTTGTAGACCCACCCGAACCCGCCGTCCCCGACGATAAGATCGGGCGAGAATTGCTTCGTTGCCACCAAGAGATCGGCCATGGAGATCGGGTGGGAATCGTCAAAGGACGCGCTCTCATCGACGGTGATCGAGGACAGCTCGGTGGCCGCAGGGGCCTGCAGGCCGCGGGCGGCCGGATGATGAGGCCGGGTCTTGCGGCGGCTGAggcagaggaggaggatgcAGATGAATATTAGGATCACGACGGAAAAGCTTGCAGTGGCTGCTACGACCGCCTGCAGGACACTACTCTTCATTAGATCCGTTAGAGAGTGactagagaaagagagaggccGAGGAGGAACGcggaggaaggagaagaagacgaCGACGAGCCGCCATTAATGAGTTGGTTTGGAGGAGAAGAAGTCATCACGGGGGAGTGGGTACGGGTCTGGTCAACGGTtcattcaattatttttcggGACCCGACTTTATCGACGCCTATGGCACGTCTCTCATACATTTTGATTTATCGCTCTCTTATTTTATggtttatttttatcttagttctgaaattcgaaaatttaatttcactccgactaattcaatcgaATCCGATCGATCCACTAAGAAATAAAGCTCTCCCAACGTTATTTATTTTGTGAGACCGTGAAGAATCCTGGGCATATTGtttgtaattaatttctattcGAATATAAACTTATAGCCGtcgccccaaaaaaaaattccctttttttatatttttagcaTGTTCCTCTCCTATTCGAATGTTCAATGGACATGATTAATTCAAGTTTGAAACTCAACTTCGAGAACTTATTAAAGAAAAGATGTATCAATCTATTTAAATTAACTCAAGTTAGCCatcctattttattttacccgtaaaaatattttcctctAAATTCCTTGCACATAAATAGAAATGCCATTTCTTGAGCATATTTTTATTaaccttttcaattttattctcgtttattgtaatttgtgaaaattatacaaaaatattaatgtttgattaaaAGGAGAATTTACTGTTATTGTTAGTGGGTGGTTCATGCagattcttttccttttcggaGAAACTCCATCCCAAATACAAGGCTTACCTTATAAATAAAAGGGTAAATTCccggaaaaatatatataaaattttcactttcaatatatatatatatatatataaatggagTCGTCGttgggtgtgtttgtttttttaaaaatttttaactcaactcagctcaacttcacttattttcaattcaacaatacaataattacttatttttaatttttaatttttttaattattcaattcaatttttaatattaaattctctcaactattcattattttttcacactttttctcataattcaacaatacaattattacaaatcaattaaaatcaaaactcaactctaaatccaaacacactaaCACACCCTTAATAACTTatcgaacaaaaaaaaacatgagaAATAGAGACAGCCATTGATAGGACCGAGCGATCCCAAGCTCCGCCTTACGACTAGTGATCATGAGGCAAGACTCGGCCTCTGCAGGTCCTTCCAATCCATCGGTCCATCTCTTGggagaaaataatattcttatacctaatttctttgtttttttttcccaactGAATTGATGtggaaaaattgaattttgttCCAACTTTTACTAGACTAGCATTTCAATTAATTTGGTCTgaacaaattatttaattttggaaaagaagaagaacgaGAAAGGAGCACTCTTTCTCATTCGGAATTTTCTCGTTGGACCAACCAACCCAActcagaagaagaaaatactTGAAAATGAGTCGGAAAGGACGAACATGTGATGGAGTGGATCAGGGGGCAGGAGGCCACGGCAGATGGGACCCACACGGCATGGCCTTTTTTATCAGTGACCCCACACGGCATTGCCTGTCTCTTCAAACTTCAACTCAGAATTTCTAATCCGAACACCCGCAAAAGCCCAAAAACGAAAAGGCCTAAGAGCAATTTTCACTACAAAAGTGATTGCCTGGTGCGTGGAAATAGCTCTCAATGACATCACTAAGTCCCAAGTTACAAATCCGACGTGTGAAGAATTTAACTTGATCTCCTGCGttcgtttggattcagaattaaagttattttgattttaattataaaaaaggataaatgagatatgattataaatttgacttggaaaacgtgtgtttttgttgtgtagtgtgttgagttaaagttaaaattaaaatttttgaattgaaaaatatgtatttttattgtgtagtttgttgagttaaagttaaaagttaaaattaattgtctttgaatccaaacgtgACTTTAATTCTCTTCATCCTCTCACGCTCTAATCATAGACCCAAGAAAATAACCTCGAGAATTTTCCGAGAAGATCTCACCGTTATCGTCTCGCCGTGATTTTTTAAACTCTCTCTCATCGGGCCCTAAACAGTCGGGGCTTTCATGGCACATAAACACCTTTTACGATGCGGACATTCATCTTCTAAGTCGGTTGAGGGGTtacaagaaattttgaaatctttgaaaATAATGTTTCACCCAATTTCTTCCTCGTTCACCGGATTTTCGGATTTAATGCAAGGCATCCTAacatattaattgaaaattatgttTTCACACAAAATAAAAGACAGACCCGCAGCGAAGTGCACGGGTTGTTGGACTTAATTGGCAACAAATAAGTCCAACAAATCATGTACAACATAATAGTACAAAACAAAAccaaatattaaaagaaatgGTAAATTGTATTGGTGgtctaaaaagttttataaatactatggtataaaaagttttttttttgctatttgatggtacaaaatgtttcaaagttatttcagtatagtacaaaccgtcatctcgccatcgACGCCTTacaagactgtaaattttacaccatcatgtaatttacgtaaaatattttgtactattaagttacaatttcaaaacattttgtaccatcatgtaacgtcccacaaaaatcgattttgcaccatcagcgttggcttgacggcgtcaatggcgaaatgacggtttgtactatactgaaataactttaaaacattttgtatcatcaagtagtaaaaaaaaattttgtaccatattgaaacatttgtaaaaaattttgaaccatcagtgtaatttaccattaaaaaaataatcttcATCCAAATAAATGGTAATATCAAGTCACTAATCTAAAGATAGTAtagaatcaattaaaattatcaaGCGGAAAAGTGTAAAATAGAGCTATAGATTAATTGCAAACGTGGGTCGGGTCGAATCGCACTCCACTTTTGTTTCAGGCCCCATATTTTCCATCCAATTCTTTCAAGCCTAAAAATCAGCCGAGCAACATTTAAGATgacaaggaaaaagaaaaaaaatatatctctAGTTTTTCTTTGTTGTGCGGACCCGTTTTTGGGAAAGTTTTATGATTTAATCACCAAAAGTGGTGGCATGGTACACTTAAATATAATCTCTAGTTTATTGTCTAATAGATTCTCCATACTCTTTCCGCaaatattttcctttattttgaGAATTTTACTAGGTATATTTAGTATGCGATTTGTTTCTTGATTGTCTCATCTCATGGCTAAGGCATATTGtgataacaaaataaattaagggtaatattacaaaattaatttatatataagtgtGTTAGATGTACTTTTTATGGCTCACGCGTTATGAATGATATGTGCTAAACTATTAAGTTTTTCCTCTCAAGTGATTTTAAGCCAATAACACTGCAGGGATACTCATACTCCCCACTTGACATAgaattcatattttatttcatccaATCAAATATGTAATCTTTACTGATACATAAAGTCGGTAGCTCTGGACCTGATCTCACTTTCACTTCTCCAAGATACTTGTAATGCATAAACTTCAATTACTACGAACCATTAAATTGaagttattttgataattaaattgtaaataACCACTCACGCACTAATTGTACAATCCcatttaagaaaagaaaaccgccTACTTTCAAccattattcttttttttttttaatttcatgcaCAAACTCATTCGAAAAGTACGTGAAACACGACGTGCACGTAGTACGAACTCTAGTGTTAAACACGcatccgaaaatgaaaaattaaagtgAATGATTgccatttattttaaatatatattttcaatatacACCCTCGGGACACccattttaaatatatattagcaatcattaatttatataatcgtATTTTATCtctaaataaatgaataaaatttttaaatattaaagaCATCTAGAAGAAAAGAGCGAGAATTGAGTTCACTAACAGTTTGGTCTTCCAATTTTTCAATAGCCAGCACTTGactatttgaattttcaaaatcgaaaatttgatcctgaattttcaaaacccataacaaaatggtcattttaACCATTTTTTTACCAACAGTTTGGTCCCTAAAAGGATCATTTTGttatgatttttgaaaattcagggaccaaatttttcattttgaaaattcaggtAGTCAAGTGCTAGCTATTGAAAAATTAGAGGATCAAAGTGTCAGTGGACtcctaaaaaaagaaagagaaaagagaaggtTCATGTAATGTAAGCAAGTGAAAAATGATACGACAAATAAATCAATAAGAAAGGGAAGTATAAACTGAAAAGTTAGAAAGAGAACGAAGAGAACACAGAACAGAGGGCATTTGAATCGCAATTAAGGAGGCAATTGGAACTATTCAGCGAAAAAAGGAGGCAACTGGAAGTAGACGTACCAGTAATCCATGAAGGATAACGAAATAAAGAAGGGGACACATGTCAAACTGTCCTTGACATCGACCAATTTTAATGTATTGTGGGACGTGGAATGGGATGGGATGGGATGGGATTGTGATATCGGATGGGATTTTTGTATTATATTTGGAAgggtaaattatatataaaaaaactcaaattttgctgaaaatctcaatttttaccttcttttttttttgcaacaaaaacattattaattttcatgttgtctaaaaaatgacgTGTTGTCCAATTTTGTTACCGTTTCCGTTCATTTGATGACGTGAACTTAATGAATAAGGACCCACTTTTACAAGCATAAAAGCCACTCCTTGCACGCcactttataaaaaaatttagaaaaaaattacataaaattcagaaaagaataaaaaaatacaaagcaAATAGAGATTctttttgaataaaattatgattctcaaaattctaaaaaatttaaaattcaaataaaaattaagaaaattccaagaaaaggaagaattgaaaagcgttatttcaaaatcaaaattataaaatatcaacaaaattcaaaaaaagcaaaaaaaattaaaatattcataatataaaaaatttaaaaataaaataaattttgaaaataaataggaaaaaattaaacaaagattaaaaaatttaagaaaattcaggaagaaaattttaaaaaaataaataaaattacccgaatattaggaaaattttaaataggaAATATATACGATTTTTGAATTGATAGAAAATTGATGCAACTTCCTCCAGAAAAACATTCACGAAAAGCTGCAAGCACACTAGGTTACTCAATAACCTCAACTTAGAAAATTCATCCTTGAGTTGGTTTATCCAGAAAAAATTCAGAcaattttctccaattttgCCATATTTCTCAGCTCAATTTGA
This window harbors:
- the LOC116190473 gene encoding phytosulfokine receptor 2-like, which gives rise to MKSSVLQAVVAATASFSVVILIFICILLLCLSRRKTRPHHPAARGLQAPAATELSSITVDESASFDDSHPISMADLLVATKQFSPDLIVGDGGFGWVYKAHLSSGVTVAVKKLSPDAFQGFREFRAEMETLRKLQHPNIVKLLGYCVSNTDRVLVYEFIEKGSLDLWLHDTSMESDGATTWTSQAFEKFVPLSWATRVKIIQGVASGLAYLHGLPKPIIHRDIKASNVLLDRNFEAHIADFGLARRIDPSHTHVSTQVAGTMGYMPPEYKAGLTLATVMADVYSFGILMFEVATGQQPNLPIRMHDDKDSKEVLLIEWARSMLSKEKEMEMIDAAIPREGLYEAQVKEYFRVATLCTNECNKKRPSMTEVVDLLIRVSSSSTIRQDSDGSG